DNA from Halomonas sp. GFAJ-1:
TTTGCCCGTTTAACGATGTATGCCGTGCCTATGCCCAAGGCGAGCCGCAGCGATTTCCTGAATCCAAGCCTAAAAAAGCCCTGCCTCAGCGTGAAACCATCATGTTAATGCTGAGCGACAGAGAAGGGCGGGTGTGGCTAGCACAACGGCCGCCTAGCGGCCTGTGGGGCGGCTTATGGAGCCTACCTCAATTTGAGACACACGCTGCGCTGAACGACTGGTTAGAAGACCATGTGGTAGCCCCTGAGCGCCATGCAGCGCTGCCGAGCTTCACTCATACGTTTAGTCATTTCCGTCTCGTTATTACGCCACAGCCGGTCAGTTGCGATAGGCTAGGCGGTATTCGTGAAGACGGCGTATGGTATGACGTCAATCACCCACCTTCGCTAGGTTTAGCCGCACCGGTAAAAGCGCTGCTAAGCCAGCGGGTGCCGTTTGCCCTAGACCCAACGCCGGGGCCATCGCGCTAACGCTACGTGCCTTTACGCGTTGTACACGGCCATTATTTCCTTAACACCATAAGTAGGAGCACCTCATGAGCCAGATGGTTTTCTGCCGCAAGTACCAAAAAGAGCTGCCCGCGCTCCCATTTCCACCGCTACCAGGTAAGCAGGGCCAAGAGATCCAGGCCACGGTTTCCAAACAAGCGTGGGAAGAGTGGCAGGCGCTACAGACGCGCCTAATCAATGAAAAGCACTTAAATATGTTGGAACCCGAGGCGCGCGCCTACCTGATGGACCAAATGCAGCGCTACCTGGATAACGAAACAACCGACCAAGCAGAAGGCTACGTGCCACCCACGCAAGCCTGATGCAATAAGTACTATGCGACTTCGCTGCTAACAAAAAGCTCTAAAAGCCACGAATGGCGTGGCTTTTATTCTTTTATCACCAGAAATAAGACTGCCCTAACCGTGTGACTAGAAAGAAAGTTTCACAAAGGTGTTGACGAAAAGCGGCGTTTTTAGTTTAATACGCACCGTTGGCAGCGGCCAGATAGCTCAGTTGGTAGAGCAGGGGATTGAAAATCCCCGTGTCGGCGGTTCGATTCCGTCTCTGGCCACCAAATGTTGGGGTATCGCCAAGTGGTAAGGCACCGGTTTTTGGTATCGGCATTCCCAGGTTCGAATCCTGGTACCCCAGCCATTGCTAACAAAATTTCTTGTTGACTGACTAGCTTAAACGTAAACCAGTCAAATTCTCAAGAAAACGTGAAGCGCCGACATAGCTCAGTTGGTAGAGCAACTGACTTGTAATCAGTAGGTCCCGGGTTCGACTCCTGGTGTCGGCACCACTTAAAGTGGTTATAAAGCAAAGCGTTAGAGATAATGATCAAGCCGCCTTAATAGGGCGGCTTTTTCGTATGTGCGAAATACGCTTCTACTGTTCGTGTACTCTGTATCCCCTTGTTTCCCCATTGCTAGGCCTCTTCCACGCCAAGAGGCGACTCCTGCTTATATTCCCTCGAACGAGACTGCGCGCGCCTCTATACGCCGCTGGCAAGTGTGTTATCGTCTAAGCCAACTACGGGCCTAATTGGGCATTCTCAAATAAAAAACGATGCGGCTAAATAAGCCCCGATATAGAGAGGGCACGCAGCACGTTGAAGAAAACGGGAACGGATACCGACTAGCCCAAAGGGTTGTGGATAGATGGTTCCAGGGAGGAAGGGATTGTGGATAAAAGGGAGCAGGGATAATGGGTGCTGAAGATGCAATGAAGGAAATCTTTTATACGGTAATTAAAATGGTTATCCCACTTACTGGGATAGCCATTTTTTATATCTGGTTGGAAAGTAAGCTTTTAAAAAAATGGAAAAATAAACGCAGGGGGCGCAAGTGATGGAAGGGTTTGATCGGGGATTTGCAAGCATACTACGTGAGCTTGAGGCTGGATTACAGCAAGCCATATATTATGCGATTTTTATTGATCTGGTTTTGTTATTGGCGCTTGGTGTTTTTATATGGTGCTGTTGTGTATATGTGATCAATTACAAATTTTTTGTAGAAGAAGATATAATAGTAAAGAGAGCCGAAAAGCAGTATTTTTCTGCTAGAGCTGAAAGGGAAAGGCTTGAGGCTAAGCGGTTGAAATTGGAACTGGGACTTGCAGATGATTTAAACAAGATGCAGAGGGGGTTGTATGGTGAGTGAAAAAAGCCTTACTAATGTTCTTGAATGGTGTGTCAGGTCTTTAACGCCAGGAGGAGTTTTTTTTAAAACCGAAAAGAATGAAGAGGTTAGCTTAAAGAGCTGTTTGGAATTGATGCTTAAAAATTTAAATTACCTGAATGAAAATGATGGTTACGAAGATTGGGAGTGGCTTAAGAGTAGTTTCAAGGACAAAATTGAGCTTAGTGTTTCAAATAACATGGATCAACAGTATGCAAATTGGGAGGAGGTCTTAGACTTTTGTTTGATTTTTGTTTTTGAAATACATTACATAACTGGTAATGATGAACTAGAGTCTTTGTTAGACAAGCTTTTGAGTGCCAGAGAATACTATTTAAAGAATTGCAAAAATAAAAAGTCGGTTGACTATTTTGATAAGTATAATAGTGGTGTAAGAAAAAGTTTAGATCTTTATAGAAAGGCTCAAGCATCGGAGTCAATAATTAATAATGAAATAAGCAAGAGATTAAAAGAGCATAAAGATAAAGAGGAAGAGTTAAGTTATCATCTTGATTATTTGAAGAAAAACTTGTCAGCGCTGAAAGGGGAAGCTAGCTTTTTATCCTCGTCAAAAGTATTTAATAAGATGGAGGGTAATGCTAGGGCTAAAGAAAATAAAGCATTATGGGCTTCTTTTGCTTTTGCCATGATAACTATTTCTTATCTTTTATTGATTGCAATTTATTTGATTGATAATGATAGCTTCTCCTTTTCATTAACCGCTGATAGTGCTCCGGGTAGGTTAATGTTTTGGGAGGAGGTTAGGCTGTTAGATATTAAGCTGCTTATGATTTCATCGACCTTTGTTTTTTTGGGAATCTATTTTTTTAGAGTTTTTTTGTCTATCTATCAAGAAAATAATAAATGGCTTAAGGAGCTGGAGTTGAAGTCGGCAATGTCGTTTTATATAGAGGGGCATGCTAAGTTTGTTAAAGAGTATGGAGGTGACTGTGATAGCAGTATAAGTAAATACGAGGATTTTATTTTTGAAAGTAGGAGTGTTGATTACTCTGATGTTAATAGCCCTAGACCGACTGATACGCTGAAAGATGTAGGCCAAGTGGCTGAAAAATTGGTGAAAGCAGGTAGGGGATAAAAGTGTCCACACAAATATGCTTTAGTGTGCTAAAACGACTGTTAAAGGCTGTGTAAGTGTTTGATTTTTATTTTTAAGATGCTGCTGTGAGTAAGCAGGTGAGGTTTTTGCAGTCAGTAAGCCTCGGCTCCCGGTGTCGGCACCACTTAAAGTGATTATAAAGCAAAGCGTTAGAGATAATGATCAAGCCGCCTTAATAGGGCGGCTTTTTCGTATGTGTCTACAGCGTAGACACTGCCGAAAGATTTAGTCTGGCGGCTTCTTCCAGGCAATCCGGTGCAATGTGGACATATCGCCTGCCCATGGTGATCGACTAATTCCTTAGTATCTGCTGAAGTACCAGCATGTTGCCATGCTCATTTGTGGTAAGAGGCGCACGTGAACAAGCCCTGGGCGGAGCGATGAAGTGGTGAATAGAGCTATTACTAGCTATGTTTTTGAGTGTTTTGAAATGGATAACTACAGGTCATTAATCCAAGCAGCTGAGCATGACAGTCAGCCAGAATTAGTGCGCGTGAGTAAGTGAAACCTTCAGGGGTTATGGCAGTCAGGCTAGCCGAACATCTTGAGGAAACCACTGAGCCGTTTTTACAGCGTTAAGAAAACAGTGTTTTGAATGCTAAAGGCTTAGACTAATCTGCTAGCTTTATAACGCTGTACGCTGTTTTGGATGACGAATATTTGACCAGTGCCTCGGTGTTTAGTGTTGGGGTTTTTCATGATTAAAAATTTTTTATAATCATTATTTTTTCTTAATAAATTATGTTGATGATAAAAAGTGCTTAGTATTAAAATTCCCGTTAAGGCAGTTTGTATGTTATTTTTAATAATGTAAATCATCCCTTGCTGTTTTAGCTATGTTTGACTATATTTTCTGATCGTTATTTTAATTTATGTTTTATGTTCGTGGATATATTTATTTGATGTATGGTTTTTGTCTAAATACAAGGAAGTGTAGAAATGGATAAAGTAACAGCAGATGAGTATAAGTGGCCAGGTGATGAAAATAAAGGTGCCAGGTTAGCAGGCTTAGGTGGCGACAATTTAAATATTCGTTTAGAGAAAGTTCTTAGCCTTTACGGCCCCCTTAATGAAGAGTCCATAGAAGCCCTGTCCCGCGTGTATAAAAGAGACGTGGAGCTAAAAAAGAACCAGAAGGTTTTTTCGTTATGTAATGAAAAGTCAGATCTTTTTTTAGTAAAAGAGGGCTGGGTTAGCTTGGCGCATGCTGCAATTAAAAGAGGTCAAGATATATGTAATATATTTATGCCCGGCGACATTATTGGGCTGCGTGAGAGTTTTTTTGATAATCATGATGTCGCGATGTTGGCATTAACTAACTGTAAGTTAGAAAGGTTTTCTGTGAGTGACTTGCATCAGCTTTTTAGGGAGCGTGATGAAGTGAGGGAAGCTGCTACCTCTTATGTGCTTGTGAATGACAATATTTCAATCGAACGGCTTAGAAGCTGCACACATCACCGGTCAGAAGAGCGCGTAGCGCATTTTTTACTTGAAGTTTATGAAAGGTTTAAATTTAAAGGGTTGTTAACCAGTAATGTTTTTTCATTTCCCGTGACGCAAAATGTAGTGGGGGAGCTTCTTGGAATGACCAGTGTTCACGTTAGCCGCTGTATGACAGCGCTGGAGCAGAAAAAACTCATTCGTAAAACGCGCAGTAGCATCAAGATAATACAGCCCGAGGAGATGGCAAAAATTACAGATTTTGATAAGGCGTTTGTTTATGGGCATGTGTGTTTGCATTAATGGTTAAGGTAGGGCACTTTGAGAAAGAATTAACCGTTGTTTCGCTGTGGTCTATTGGTTTTCAGATGATAGGTGTATTTTTAATTTTTGT
Protein-coding regions in this window:
- a CDS encoding oxidative damage protection protein — protein: MSQMVFCRKYQKELPALPFPPLPGKQGQEIQATVSKQAWEEWQALQTRLINEKHLNMLEPEARAYLMDQMQRYLDNETTDQAEGYVPPTQA
- a CDS encoding Crp/Fnr family transcriptional regulator, encoding MDKVTADEYKWPGDENKGARLAGLGGDNLNIRLEKVLSLYGPLNEESIEALSRVYKRDVELKKNQKVFSLCNEKSDLFLVKEGWVSLAHAAIKRGQDICNIFMPGDIIGLRESFFDNHDVAMLALTNCKLERFSVSDLHQLFRERDEVREAATSYVLVNDNISIERLRSCTHHRSEERVAHFLLEVYERFKFKGLLTSNVFSFPVTQNVVGELLGMTSVHVSRCMTALEQKKLIRKTRSSIKIIQPEEMAKITDFDKAFVYGHVCLH